The following proteins are encoded in a genomic region of Sesamum indicum cultivar Zhongzhi No. 13 linkage group LG8, S_indicum_v1.0, whole genome shotgun sequence:
- the LOC105168488 gene encoding probable beta-1,4-xylosyltransferase IRX10, whose translation MRFCMWAVLLLPLFLGSFGVEGIEHGSVHTERISGSAGDVLEDNPVGRLKVYVYELPSKYNKKILQKDPRCLTHMFAAEIFMHQFLLSSPVRTLNPKEADWFYTPVYSTCDLAPNGLPLPFKSPRMMRSAIQLISTKWPYWNRTEGADHFFLVPHDFGACFHYQEEKAIKRGILPLLQRSTLVQTFGQRNHVCLNEGSITIPPYAPPEKMQSHLIPPDTPRSIFVYFRGLFYDVNNDPEGGYYARGARASIWENFKNNPLFDISTDHPTTYYEDMQRAIFCLCPLGWAPWSPRLVEAVIFGCIPVIIADDIVLPFADAIPWEQIGVFVDEKDVPYLDTILTSIPVEVILRKQRLLANPSMKQAMLFPQPAQSGDAFHQILNGLARKLPHDKRVFLKPGEKVLNWTAGPVGDMKPW comes from the exons ATGAGGTTTTGCATGTGGGCTGTCCTGCTTCTGCCTTTGTTTCTGGGGAGTTTTGGTGTGGAGGGAATTGAGCACGGTTCTGTACATACTGAGAGGATTTCAG GTAGTGCTGGTGATGTCCTTGAGGATAATCCAGTTGGAAGGCTGAAAGTTTATGTATATGAGCTTCCAAGCAAATACAACAAGAAGATACTGCAGAAAGATCCTCGCTGCCTAACACACATGTTTGCTGCTGAGATATTTATGCACCAATTTCTCTTATCCAGCCCTGTTCGTACTCTCAATCCAAAAGAAGCAGATTGGTTTTATACACCTGTTTACTCCACCTGTGACCTTGCACCTAATGGGTTGCCATTGCCTTTCAAATCTCCAAGGATGATGAGAAGTGCAATACAGCTCATCTCAACAAAATGGCCCTACTGGAACAGGACAGAAGGAGCAGATCACTTCTTTCTCGTTCCCCATGATTTTGGAGCTTGCTTTCATTATCAA GAAGAGAAAGCTATAAAAAGAGGCATTCTTCCTTTACTTCAACGCTCTACCTTGGTTCAGACCTTTGGACAACGTAACCATGTCTGTCTAAATGAAGGTTCAATCACAATACCTCCATATGCTCCTCCAGAAAAAATGCAATCTCACTTGATTCCTCCTGACACCCCAAGATCCATCTTTGTCTACTTTCGTGGTTTGTTTTATGATGTAAACAATGACCCTGAAGGCGGTTACTATGCAAG AGGTGCCAGGGCATCCATCTGGGAGAACTTTAAGAACAACCCACTTTTCGACATCTCCACAGACCACCCAACCACATATTATGAAGATATGCAGCGAGCCATTTTCTGTTTATGCCCTCTTGGTTGGGCTCCGTGGAGTCCGAGGCTCGTCGAAGCAGTAATTTTTGGGTGCATTCCTGTGATCATAGCAGATGACATAGTTTTACCGTTTGCTGATGCTATTCCATGGGAGCAAATAGGCGTTTTTGTAGATGAGAAGGACGTCCCCTACTTGGACACCATCCTTACATCTATCCCAGTTGAAGTCATTCTAAGGAAGCAGAGATTACTTGCAAATCCTTCGATGAAACAGGCAATGCTATTTCCCCAGCCGGCACAATCAGGAGATGCTTTCCACCAAATCTTAAATGGACTTGCACGCAAACTGCCCCACGACAAGAGAGTATTCTTGAAGCCGGGTGAAAAAGTTCTGAATTGGACTGCAGGACCAGTTGGGGACATGAAGCCTTGGTAA